Genomic window (Fusobacterium sp. DD2):
GTTGCATTTTGCAACGGCCTCTATTATATTAACTTATATGAAAGAATGAAAATATCATACTCCACATTGGGATAGTAACTATTGAAAGAACTGTACTAAAAACTATTACCTTACTTGCAAATATATAGTCTCCATCATATTTAGAAGCTAATATTGCAGTAGTACTTCCAGCAGGCATACCACTTAGAAGAGAGATTACTCCAATACTTAGATTATCAAGTCCTCCTAGTTTACAAATGAGAACCGAAACAAATGGAATCAGTATAAGACGAATAAAAGTATACTTAACTAGAAGTTTTGAGAAAATTGAATGAAAATCAGTTATCTCACCAAGCATAGTACCTATAAGTATCATAGATGTGGTAAGGGTACACCCTCCAATTGTTTTAATAGAAAAAGCGATTGGTGTAGGGACATCAAATGGTAAAAACATCTGAATAAGCCCAATATAAACAGCTATAATACATGGATGAAGTGCTACTCTTTTAAATACTTTTCCAAAAGAATCATGCTTAGTAAAGCATGAAAGTCCAGATGACCACATAACAATTCTTTGTGGAATCATAGCTACTGAAGCATACATTACTCCAGTGAGACCAAATATCTGTTCTACAACTGGCAATCCCAGAAAAGCAGCATTTGAGCATATTGTAGCATACTGTAAAACCTTTCTTTTTCTTTCTTCTACATTATTATATGTATACTTGCTCATAAACATACAGAAAAATTGAGTAATAGCAGCAAATAGCAGAATTATTGCAAATTTTAAGAATATATCAAGAGTAAATTTCATATTGAATGAACTGATGATGTTGCATGGCAGGAATATATATATAAGGAGGTCTGTAAGAACAGCTTTTCCTTCAGCTTTAATAATTCCTTTTTTTCTGGCAATAGCACCTGTTGCAATTAAAATAAATAAAATACATTGTAAATTTAAAATCTTTGTAATATCCAAATATAATCAACCCCATTTTATTTTCAAACTTCCTTCATTTTATCACTAAAAAAAATCATAATCAAGATAAAGTGAAATAAAAGAAAAAAATAAGGACAGATAATATTATCTGCCCTTAGAGTTTGGGGAAAGAATTTTATGAATAAACTATTATTATTAACATCCTTTTGACGCAACGAACTGTAAAAAAGTTTAAAAAATTATTAATAAATATATTTTTGTATTAATAATAAGTAATTTTATAATTTTAAGCATTATAAATGAAAGAGGTAAGGACAGGGGGGTACCCATCCTTACCTCTAATTAGGGAAAGAATTTTATGAATCAATTTTTATTACCTACTCTTTTGACGGGGTAAGGTATAAAAAAGTTTAAATTTTTTTATTTTAATCTATTTTTTTTTATATTTTTCAACTTTTTGAGGAAAATATTTTTCCAGAAGTTTTAAGTATTCTCCGTTGTTATCAAGAGTTTCTATGGCTTCATTTATTTTTGGAATAATTTTATCATTTTTTCTAAAAGCTATTGCAGCACCAGGATTTTCATCTAAAACCACATCGACTTTTTTTATTCCACTGATTGTCTCAAGATATTTTTTACCAGTGACATCTGCAATAATAACACCATCGATTTTTTTGTTTTTAAGATCCATTATAGCATTTGTCCATCCATCATATAATACAGGAATTCCCCCAAGATCCTTAGTAAATTGTTCCTGAATAGTACCTATTTGGACTCCTACTTTCTTACCTTTCAGTTCCTCTTTTTTAGTAATTGTGCTTGCACTGTTTACCAATACATAGTGTTCATTTGAATCTACAAGCATATATGGCCCAGAGAAAGATACTGCTTTTTCTCTTTCAGGTGTTGGAGACATTCCAGCTATAACAGCATCAATTTTTTTCATTTGAAGTGCTGGTAAAAGTCCATCAAATCCCATATTTGTCCAGACAATTTCATATCCTAATTCTTTTCCAATAGCTTCCATAAGCTCTATATCGAATCCTTTTAATTTATTATCTTCCAGATATTCATAAGGTACAAATTCTGCATTTGTTCCTACATATAATTTTTTCCCAAAAGCCAAACTAGATAAAACTAACATTAATATACATAAATATTTTTTCATATTTCCTCCTATTCAATACGGTAAAATTCTTCTTTGATTTCTTTTAATAGATCAGAATCACGATAAATATCCATAGCAGTAAGTGCCATAGCAACAGCTGCTTCTTCCATTCCTTTATAAGCCTCAGAGTGAATAGTTGCCTCAGCAAGCTCTCTAGAGTGCCCAATAAGTGATTTTTTTGAAAGAGGGAAGTATGGATGAATAGTTGGGCAGCAATGGCTTACATCTCCCATGTCAGTTGATCCAGCTGAACCGCTATCAACTATATAATCCACTCCCTGGATTTTCAGATTTTTTTCATAAGTTTCTGAAAGTTTTTTATTTGTAACAAGATCAGCAAAACTTGTCTCATAATTTTCAATGAAAACATGAGAACCAGTTGCTATTGCAGCACCTTTTGCACAATCTTTAACTTTCTTTATAAGCTCTTTTAAATAAGCAAGTGAGTTAGCTCTTACATAGAAGTTTGCAACAGCAAGATCAGGGATAATGTTTGCTGCTTCTCCACCTTTACTTATTATTCCATGTATTCTTGCATCTTCACGAGTCTGTTGCCTCAGAGCATTGATAGAGTTGAAAAGCATAATTACTCCATCTAAAGCATTGATACCATCATATGGATTACCAGCAGCATGTGCTGTTTTTCCTTTGAAGGTAAATTGAAGTGCTTCCATAGCCTGAGACGTTCCACTACGTTTATGGCATTCTCCAGTAGGATGTACAGCCATAGCAATATCGATATTTTTAAACACGCCAGCTTTAGCCATCTCTACCTTTGCTCCACATGTTTCTTCTGCTGGAGTTCCAATTATTAAGATTTCTCCATCACTGTCTAATACATCTTTAAGAATAAGTGCAGTGGCAATACTTGTAGTTGCAAATGAGTTGTGTCCACATCCATGTCCAATCTCTGGTAGTGCATCATATTCTGCAAGAATTGCTATTTTTACTCCACCTTTTCCATACCTGTACCTGCCACAAAAAGCAGTTGGAATATTGCTGAAATTATCAGTAACTTCAAAACCATGGTTTCTAAGAGTTTCACTTAAAAGTGCACATGCTTTAAACTCCTTATTTCCAAGTTCTGGATTGTGATAGATAAATTCATTAATCCTTTTTAACTCAGGTAGATAATTTTTAAATAAAGATGATAATTTTTCTTTTAAATCTGACATGTTATTTCCCCCTTTATTATTTTTGAATACAAAAAAACCAGCATATCACCTTTGTGATAAACTGGTTTGATAACTAAAAATACAATTACAAAAAACATTAAAAATTTAAAGTTAATAGCCAATATTACAAGGCATATGAAAAGAAAAGGTATTTATTTGGTTGTTTAAATTCCTTAACTTCCTGTTCCTTAGTAACATGATGGCCTCCTTTATTTTTTCCGTTTGTATATGTATACCACATAAAAAAATAAATGTCAATAAATCTATAAAATAAAAATATTTGACTAATGGAGAATAAAATATGGAATTTACTCCTACATTAATTTACAAAGTGTGATAAAATATGGTATATTATAAAACAAAGTACAAAAATAATAACAGAAAAGGGGTATAAAGATGGCTAAACTAAAAAGTATAATAACAGCGTATAAAGCACAGGCAAATCCACAAATGCCAGGAATAATTGATGTATTTGGATCATTTGATAATTTTATTCAACCAATGTTTCCTTTTGCTATGCCTAATTTATCAATAGTTATGACTATGAAAGAATTAGATAGAGCAACTATGTTTGAAGTGAGATTAAACGCTCCAGATGATACTTTAATAACTAAAGGGGAGTTTGGAATACTTCCAGATCCATTTGGTGTAGGAAAGAAAATTCTTGATCTTGAGCAATTTGTAGTTGCTGAAAGAGGAAAATATACAATGGATATATTTGAAAAAGTTGCTGAAGATAAAGTTAAATTTATTGAAACAACAGATTTATTTATTGCAGATTATCCACCTCAAAGAAGAATGTCTGATGAAGAGAAAGCAAAAATACTTTCATCTGAAGGTGTAATCAAGAGTGTAAGAACAGAATTTAAACCTTCTGAAGATGCAGAACCTATAAAAATTCAAATAAACTTAGATAAAGAAGCACCTATTGATGAAGGATTTATCACAATTCCTGAAACAGGAAGAATTACAGTAAATGATAAAATTATTGATCTTACAGGAATAAAAAGACAAATTGAGTGGATGTTTGGAAACCCACTTCCAGAAAAAAAAGAAGAGGGACAACCTGCTGAAGAACCTAAGGAAAATAAAGAGGAAGCTGAAGAAAAATAAGAAAAAAACTTGACATAAAAGAGAAAAACTAATATAATAGTAAGGTATATTAAACCTTTCCCACAAAGGACCGTTGCGTTATATTAGAACGATATAACATAATTAGGAGGAAAAATTAAAGTGAAAAAGTATACTTTTATGCAAAGAAAAGAAGATGTTGCTAGAGAATGGCACCACTATGATGCTGAAGGGCAAATATTAGGAAAATTAGCAACTGAGATTGCTAAAAAATTAATGGGTAAAGAAAAATTAACTTTTACTCCACACGTTGATGGAGGAGACTTCGTAGTAGTTACTAATGCATCTAAAATAGTAGTTACTGGTAAAAAATTAACTGATAAAAAATATTACAATCAC
Coding sequences:
- a CDS encoding transporter substrate-binding domain-containing protein, which encodes MKKYLCILMLVLSSLAFGKKLYVGTNAEFVPYEYLEDNKLKGFDIELMEAIGKELGYEIVWTNMGFDGLLPALQMKKIDAVIAGMSPTPEREKAVSFSGPYMLVDSNEHYVLVNSASTITKKEELKGKKVGVQIGTIQEQFTKDLGGIPVLYDGWTNAIMDLKNKKIDGVIIADVTGKKYLETISGIKKVDVVLDENPGAAIAFRKNDKIIPKINEAIETLDNNGEYLKLLEKYFPQKVEKYKKK
- the rplM gene encoding 50S ribosomal protein L13, whose product is MKKYTFMQRKEDVAREWHHYDAEGQILGKLATEIAKKLMGKEKLTFTPHVDGGDFVVVTNASKIVVTGKKLTDKKYYNHSGFPGGIRVRSLGEILDKKPEELLMLAVKRMLPKNKLGKQQLTRLRVFAGAEHAHTAQKPVKVEF
- a CDS encoding AEC family transporter → MDITKILNLQCILFILIATGAIARKKGIIKAEGKAVLTDLLIYIFLPCNIISSFNMKFTLDIFLKFAIILLFAAITQFFCMFMSKYTYNNVEERKRKVLQYATICSNAAFLGLPVVEQIFGLTGVMYASVAMIPQRIVMWSSGLSCFTKHDSFGKVFKRVALHPCIIAVYIGLIQMFLPFDVPTPIAFSIKTIGGCTLTTSMILIGTMLGEITDFHSIFSKLLVKYTFIRLILIPFVSVLICKLGGLDNLSIGVISLLSGMPAGSTTAILASKYDGDYIFASKVIVFSTVLSIVTIPMWSMIFSFFHIS
- a CDS encoding M20 family metallopeptidase, with product MSDLKEKLSSLFKNYLPELKRINEFIYHNPELGNKEFKACALLSETLRNHGFEVTDNFSNIPTAFCGRYRYGKGGVKIAILAEYDALPEIGHGCGHNSFATTSIATALILKDVLDSDGEILIIGTPAEETCGAKVEMAKAGVFKNIDIAMAVHPTGECHKRSGTSQAMEALQFTFKGKTAHAAGNPYDGINALDGVIMLFNSINALRQQTREDARIHGIISKGGEAANIIPDLAVANFYVRANSLAYLKELIKKVKDCAKGAAIATGSHVFIENYETSFADLVTNKKLSETYEKNLKIQGVDYIVDSGSAGSTDMGDVSHCCPTIHPYFPLSKKSLIGHSRELAEATIHSEAYKGMEEAAVAMALTAMDIYRDSDLLKEIKEEFYRIE